The proteins below come from a single Candidatus Obscuribacterales bacterium genomic window:
- a CDS encoding PipX family protein: protein MSTETYLNHPTFGLLFRVCLVDSSQELFATLYAQRLFFVVKTAAGGLQFDPIGRSDARILVENRLRSLRREGALKDYQLLQKIHKQTFQ, encoded by the coding sequence ATGAGCACTGAAACCTATCTCAATCATCCAACCTTTGGACTGCTGTTTAGAGTGTGCCTAGTTGACAGCAGCCAAGAGCTCTTTGCTACGCTATACGCCCAGCGCCTGTTTTTCGTGGTCAAAACGGCAGCCGGCGGATTGCAGTTTGATCCTATCGGGCGTAGCGATGCCCGTATTCTGGTTGAAAATCGCCTGCGCAGCCTTCGACGGGAAGGAGCCTTGAAAGACTATCAACTGCTCCAAAAAATTCATAAGCAGACCTTTCAATAG
- a CDS encoding YggS family pyridoxal phosphate-dependent enzyme, giving the protein MTRLSLSGSLPDRIAQLRQTLPPHVRLVAVTKQKPVEMIRAAYAAGVRDFGENRVQEAEEKQAQLADLPDITWHLLGHLQANKALKALEHFHWIHSLDSLKLATRLNRLAEERSLRPTVLLQVKFRPDPNKYGWDPLELQTDLPALNQLSHLAIAGMMTIPPLGLSEAETLTVFQDAQKFFQTVQQAGYGNLAFHHLSMGMSDDYPLAIQAGSTVIRLGRVLFGDRP; this is encoded by the coding sequence ATGACTCGGTTGTCCTTGAGCGGCTCTCTCCCCGATCGCATAGCCCAGCTTCGCCAAACCCTTCCCCCCCATGTGCGTCTCGTGGCTGTGACCAAGCAAAAGCCGGTCGAGATGATTCGCGCGGCCTATGCGGCTGGGGTGCGAGACTTTGGGGAAAACCGGGTACAAGAAGCTGAGGAAAAACAGGCCCAGCTTGCTGATCTACCGGACATCACCTGGCATTTACTAGGGCATTTACAAGCCAATAAGGCGCTCAAGGCGCTGGAGCACTTTCACTGGATCCATTCCCTGGATAGCCTTAAGTTGGCGACCCGCTTGAATCGCTTGGCCGAAGAGCGATCGCTCCGTCCTACGGTGCTACTGCAGGTGAAATTTCGTCCGGATCCTAACAAGTATGGCTGGGATCCTTTAGAACTCCAGACCGACCTTCCGGCTCTAAATCAACTGTCTCACTTGGCGATCGCTGGCATGATGACTATTCCGCCCTTGGGGCTCTCTGAGGCAGAAACATTAACCGTGTTTCAAGACGCCCAGAAGTTTTTTCAAACGGTGCAGCAGGCGGGGTATGGCAACCTTGCCTTCCACCATCTTTCTATGGGCATGTCTGACGACTATCCCCTAGCTATTCAAGCTGGAAGCACGGTCATTCGCCTCGGCCGCGTTTTGTTTGGCGATCGCCCTTAA